One genomic window of Carassius gibelio isolate Cgi1373 ecotype wild population from Czech Republic chromosome A10, carGib1.2-hapl.c, whole genome shotgun sequence includes the following:
- the LOC128021390 gene encoding LOW QUALITY PROTEIN: voltage-gated hydrogen channel 1-like (The sequence of the model RefSeq protein was modified relative to this genomic sequence to represent the inferred CDS: inserted 1 base in 1 codon) has translation MSRFLKHFTAVGDEQNTAAQWQDAELHDASEXLELATGQQLGEVSFRDSIRRLYSTERFQIIVVCLVVLDAIFVLCELLIDLSIIKADHHGIAPQVFHYLSLALLTFFMVELFGKIYAYRLELLHYKFEVFDGIVVVVSFILDIVYISKEDAFDAMGLLILLRLWRVARIINGIIMSVKNRAHHKVQKIKEINESLVHQVSELQERNTKMDQENAKLRALLKQHGIEF, from the exons ATGTCCCGTTTTCTGAAGCATTTCACAGCGGTGGGTGATGAGCAAAACACCGCCGCACAGTGGCAGGACGCGGAACTACATGATGCCAGTG ACCTGGAGCTGGCCACAGGACAGCAGCTGGGAGAGGTCAGCTTCAGGGACTCCATACGCCGCCTCTACAGTACAGAGAGGTTCCAG ATTATTGTTGTTTGCTTGGTCGTCTTGGATGCCATTTTTGTTCTGTGTGAGTTGCTTATTGACTTGTCTATCATCAAAGCAGATCACCATGGAATTGCTCCGCAG GTATTCCATTATCTCAGCCTCGCCCTTCTCACATTCTTCATGGTGGAGTTGTTTGGAAAAATCTATGCATATCGTCTAGAACTCCTCCACTATAAGTTTGAGGTGTTTGATGGGATTGTGGTGGTGGTATCCTTCATCCTGGACATTGTATATATCTCAAAGGAAGATGCATTTGATGCCATGGGGCTTCTGATCTTGCTCAGGTTGTGGAGAGTGGCCAGGATCATAAATG GTATCATTATGTCGGTGAAGAATCGTGCCCATCACAAAGTTCAGAAAATAAAAGAGATCAATGAAAGCCTTGTTCATCAAGTCAGTGAACTTCAAGAGCGAAACACAAAAATG GACCAAGAAAATGCCAAGCTTCGTGCACTCTTAAAACAGCACGGCATTGAGTTTTGA